One Candidatus Chazhemtobacterium aquaticus genomic window, CTCAACCTCTGGAAAATAAAAAATGTCCCAAGTTTCACCAGTTTCCGGGTTGACTGTTTGACCTATACGATACATCCAATCAACGTCTTCTATCATCATGAAATATCCTTCATCCAACAAACCTGCCTGCTCAATTGCTTCCCTTCGTACCATCATACAAGCCCCTGATACTGCCCCAACCTCTGCGGTTTCATTAGGATCGAGGTGACTAAGACTATATTGGCTAAATCGCGGATCATCAGGAAACAACTTCTTCAAGCCCAAGGCCTTGGCCAACATATTTTGGGGCGTTGGTAAACCCCTGCGGCAACGCCAATCAACCGAACCATCATTGTGGACTAACTTGGGGCCAACCACTCCCACATTTTGGTTCTCCTTTAAGAAGTTAACCAAACTACCTAATGCTTCCTCAGTTACCTCTGTATCGGGGTTTAGAAGCAATACGAAAGGAGTATCTGTCTCTTCAATTACCTTGTTATTTGCCCCAGCAAAACCGACATTTTTCTCGCTCTCTATTACCCTCACTTCAGGAAATTTATCAGTTACTTGCCTAAACGGCTCTGGCGAAGCATTGTCAACCACTACGGTTTCAAAGATTACCCCTTGATCCTGACGTAAAGACTCCAAACAAGCATCAAGATAGTCGGCACTATTGTAGTTGACTATAATTACCGAAAGCTCTGGTCTATTTTCTCTTTCAGCCATATTAAAAGATACTATGTTCACCCATTGTTAAATACCAATTATCTACTAACTCCTGGGCCGGAAAAAAGCCACCTGCAGTAAACATCGCCAACCGTCTTCCCCAACTGTTTTTTCTAAAACCCAACTCCTGTAACCACTGGCTCTCTGGAGCCACCAAGGGATAAGAAGAAACAAGTTTCATCCCCATTTGTGCTAATGCCTGTTGGCTGCCATCAACAACTTCTAAGAAACTCTCCTTGCCCATCGCTACAACATCAACAATGTGCCCCTTGGTCTCTCCATA contains:
- a CDS encoding glycosyltransferase family 2 protein; its protein translation is MAERENRPELSVIIVNYNSADYLDACLESLRQDQGVIFETVVVDNASPEPFRQVTDKFPEVRVIESEKNVGFAGANNKVIEETDTPFVLLLNPDTEVTEEALGSLVNFLKENQNVGVVGPKLVHNDGSVDWRCRRGLPTPQNMLAKALGLKKLFPDDPRFSQYSLSHLDPNETAEVGAVSGACMMVRREAIEQAGLLDEGYFMMIEDVDWMYRIGQTVNPETGETWDIFYFPEVEVVHHGGKSRAKAPFKSSLDLYRSMRRFNNKHFLPEHNLLMRIMLEAGLLVYWGISASKVIKYHLKNK